From Paenibacillus sp. PvR098:
ATGGAAATCTCTGATGAAGATGCAGAGAAAATTACTACTGTAGGTCAAGTAGTTGAGTACATAAAATCTCATACCTAAGCGTTGTAAGTCCCGTTTCTTTTAGTGACGGGACTTATCTCCATTCCAAACGGTTTTATCTTTCAAGTTATTCAAGAAGAAATAAATAACGAAAGTTATTTTTAATAGAGGTGGGTTAAAGTGAAACAAAGAGTCGTTATTACGGGTCTCGGCGTGATGTCCTCGCTCGGGCGCGATCTTGAAACCTTTTGGGCAAGCCTGCTCGCCGGCAAGTCCGGAGTGAGCCCGATTGAATCCTTCGACGTAAGAGAATATCCTACGCGCATTGCTGCCGAAATTAAAGACTTTAATCCTGAGGAATACTTCGATAAGAAGGAAGCCCGCCGGATGGACCGCTTCGTACAGTTTGCCGTGGCGGCCTCTTTGATGGCATTGAAAGACTCGGGACTGAATATTAAGGAACAAACTGACCCGGAGCGCGTAGGTGTTTATGTGGGTTCCGGTATTGGCGGTCTGTCCACTTGGGAAGAGCAGCATAAAATACTGCTTGAAAAAGGGCCGAAACGGGTGAGTCCTTTCTTTATTCCAATGATGATCGCGAATATGGCTTCGGGCCAAATTTCCATGATGACAGGAGCCAAGGGTCCGAACAGCACGGCGGTGACCGCCTGTGCTACGGGTACGCATTCCATTGGCGACGCCTTCAAGAAGATCCAGTATGGCGACGCGGATGTGATGATTTGCGGCGGTGCGGAAGCAACGATCAGCCCGACCGGCGTAGCCGGCTTTTGTGCATTGCGCGCGATGTCAACACGTAATGACGAGCCGGAGAAGGCGAGCCGCCCGTTTGATACCGGACGCGACGGCTTCGTGATGGGGGAAGGCGCAGGTATCCTCATCCTCGAATCGCTAGAGCATGCAACACAGCGCGGCGCTCGGATTTACGGCGAGGTGATTGGCTACGGAATGAGTGGGGATGCCCACCACATGACGGATCCCGATCCAGACGGCGCAGCCCGCTGTATGGTCAAAGCGATCCAAGACGCAGGCATCCCGTTTGAGGCCATCGATTACATTAACGCGCATGGCACCTCGACACCGGTAGGTGACAAATCCGAGACTACGGCCGTAAAGAAAGCGTTCGGCGATCACGCCTATAAGCTGGCGGTGAGCTCGACCAAGTCGATGACAGGTCATCTTCTCGGCGCTGCGGGCGGGGTGGAAGCACTCATCTGTGCGCTTGCATTGAAGCATGGAACCATCCCGCCAACGATCAATCTGGAGGATCAAGATCCGGAATGTGATTTGGATTATGTGCCGAATGTTCCGCGTCAAGCAGATCTTCATGTGGTCATGTCCAACTCGTTCGGCTTTGGTGGACATAACGCCACTCTTATATTAAAGAAATTCGAAGCATAATGGACTCACGCGGTTGTCCATACTAAACTATTGTTTCGTGGAACTTGTTGTTCGTTCCACGAAATCATCCGCTCACACGAAGGTGATAAGACATGCATCGCAACCTGAAGCAGCTTCAATCGGAACTGCACTTGCCTTTTAAGAATCCCGATCTTCTTCGGCAGGCATTTACGCATTCCTCTTACGTGAACGAACACCGCGTAGGTCAATACAAGGATAATGAACGTTTGGAGTTTTTGGGGGATGCTGTTCTGGAACTGACGGTGTCGGAGTACTTGTTTGAGAAGTATCCCGATCGTCCGGAAGGGGAACTCACCAAATTGAGAGCTTCAATCGTTTGCGAGCCATCGCTTGTCGGCTTTGCCGAACAGCTCGATTTCGGATCTTATGTGCTGCTCGGCAAAGGAGAAGAGCTGACCGGCGGAAGAACCCGTCCGGCATTGCTTGCAGATGTGTTCGAGTCATTTATCGGCTCATTGTATCTGGATCAGGGCTTGGAAACGGTAAGGGCGTTTTTGCAAAAGCATATGTTTCCTCATCTGCCTCAGCAAGGAAAATTGCTGACGGCCGATTTCAAAACGTATTTGCAGGAGCATACGCAGCAGCATAACATGGGTCCGCTGGAATATAAAATCGTAGACGAGCGGGGACCAGCTCACGAGCGGGAATTTGTCGCGGAGGTTTACCTTCACGATCAGCTGCTCGGTCAAGGAACGGGGCGTTCCAAAAAGGAAGCGG
This genomic window contains:
- the fabF gene encoding beta-ketoacyl-ACP synthase II, which codes for MKQRVVITGLGVMSSLGRDLETFWASLLAGKSGVSPIESFDVREYPTRIAAEIKDFNPEEYFDKKEARRMDRFVQFAVAASLMALKDSGLNIKEQTDPERVGVYVGSGIGGLSTWEEQHKILLEKGPKRVSPFFIPMMIANMASGQISMMTGAKGPNSTAVTACATGTHSIGDAFKKIQYGDADVMICGGAEATISPTGVAGFCALRAMSTRNDEPEKASRPFDTGRDGFVMGEGAGILILESLEHATQRGARIYGEVIGYGMSGDAHHMTDPDPDGAARCMVKAIQDAGIPFEAIDYINAHGTSTPVGDKSETTAVKKAFGDHAYKLAVSSTKSMTGHLLGAAGGVEALICALALKHGTIPPTINLEDQDPECDLDYVPNVPRQADLHVVMSNSFGFGGHNATLILKKFEA
- the rnc gene encoding ribonuclease III — its product is MHRNLKQLQSELHLPFKNPDLLRQAFTHSSYVNEHRVGQYKDNERLEFLGDAVLELTVSEYLFEKYPDRPEGELTKLRASIVCEPSLVGFAEQLDFGSYVLLGKGEELTGGRTRPALLADVFESFIGSLYLDQGLETVRAFLQKHMFPHLPQQGKLLTADFKTYLQEHTQQHNMGPLEYKIVDERGPAHEREFVAEVYLHDQLLGQGTGRSKKEAEQQAAAEALTTLKVKVQKP